The Laribacter hongkongensis DSM 14985 sequence AAACAGGCCGATCGCGGTAGCGATCAGCGCTTCGGCAATGCCCGGTGCCACGGTCGCCAGCGTGGCGTTGCCGGCATTCCCCAGGCCGATGAAGGCGTGCATGATGCCCCACACGGTGCCGAAAAGACCGATGTACGGGCTGACCGACCCCACGGTGGCCAGGAACGAGGTGTGACGATCCAGATCGTCCAGCTCGCGCTGGGCAGCGGCCTTCATGGCGCGGCGGGTGCCGTCCATGATGTCGGACAGCTCGCCGCCGGGCTGACGGCGCAGCTTGAGGAATTCGGCAAAGCCGGACTGGAAGATCTTTTCCATGCCGATGCCGTCAGGCTTGGCCGACACCTGCTGGTAGATGTGGTTGAGGTCAGTGCCGCTCCAGAAGGCCCGTTCGAAATCCTCGGTGTGACGACGCGCGGTCCGGACTTCCACCGCCTTGGTGAGGATGCGCGTCCACGACAGGACCGACATGGCGACCAGCAGTGCCATGATGAGCTGGACCGGGAGACTGGCGTCCAGAATCAGCTGGACGACCGACAGGGATTGAGTGGCTTCCACGACAGTACCTTGGGTTCAATAAGACATACGCAAACAAAGCGGCGCGGGCAATCTAGCGCAACACGCGCCCGCTGGCAAAATCGATGATGGCCGACGGCCGTCTGGCCCGGCCGGTCCGGCCTGGCAGGACCATGACTTCCTGCCCGAAAGTACGCCGGCAGGCAGCAGCATTCTTGAGCGACACCTTGCCGGCAAAGTTGGCCGAAGTCGACACCAGCGGCCCGAGGTCGCGGGTCAGCATGGCTACCCCGTGGTGCGCCGACACGCGTACGGCCAACGTGCGGTGCCGGCCGCGCAACAGCGGCAGCACCCGCCGGTCGGCCGGCAGCAGGAAGGTGGTCGGCCCCGGCCAGCGGGACATCAGCCGGGCCTGCCCGGCAGCGTCCACCGGCCGGACCAGCCGGCGCAGGTCAGCAAAGCGCCGTCCGACCACGATCATGCCCTTGTGGTTGGGACGCCCCTTCAGGCGCAGGATGGTGCGCAGGCCGCGCGCGTTGCCCGGCAGGCAGCCAAGGCCAAAACAGGATTCGGTAGCGTAGGCCAGTACGCCACCCGCACGCAGATGCGCGCGCGCCGCGCGACGCTGCGCGGCAGGCAAGGCTCGGAACATGGGTCAGTCAGGCCATGACAGGCAAAGATCAGCGCGCATTCTATCCCCATGGCGCGGGCATTGCAGCGCCGTCAGCGGCACATGCCCGCCAGACCGGCAAAAGTCAGCACCGCATCGGCACGCAGATAGGCCCAGAACCCCAGCGCCAGTGCCAGTGCCAGCAACAGCCCGCCCAGCACCCGCATCATGCCGCGGCCCCGGCCACGGCCAGCCGCGGCACCCGTTCTTCGCGGATCGGCAAGCACAGGAAGGCGGCGGCCATGCCCAACCCCACGCTCATCCACCACACCAGACCGTAGCTGCCAGTGCGGTCAAACAGCAGCCCGCCCAGCCAGACACCAAAGAAGCTGCCGACCTGGTGCGCCATGAACACCACGCCGCCCAGCATCGACAGGTATTCCACGCCAAACACGCCGGCAATCAGCCCGTTGGTCAGCGGCACCGTGCCCAGCCACAGGAAGCCGATGGCGGCGGCAAACAGCATGGAGCTCAGGGGCGACAGCGGCAGCAGCACGAAACAGGTGATCGCCAGCGCCCGCGCGGCATAGATCAGCGACAGCAGGCGGGCCTTGTTGCGCCGGGCACCCAGCAGGCCGAACAGCCAGGTGCCGACAATGTTGAACAGGCCGATCAGCGCCAGCGCCGTCGCACCCACCTGCGGTGCAATGCCCTGGTCGGCCAGATAGGCCGGCAGGTGCACGCCGACAAAGGTCACCTGGAAACCGCACACGCCGTAGCTGGCACACAGCAGCAAAAACCCCGGATGCCGGCAGGCCTCTTTCAGCGCCGCCCCGACCGGCTGCGACGGCCGCACGCTCACCGGCGCCCGCAACGGTATCGCCAGCGGCATGATCGCGGCCACCAGCGCCGAAAACACGATCAGCGTCAGCGACCAGCCCAGCGTGTCGATGCTCCACTGCCCCAGCGGCAGCATGATGAACTGGCCCACCGAGCCCGCCGCTGCCGTGATGCCCATCGCCTGCGTGCGCTTTTCCGGCGGCGCCACCTTGCCGACCACGCCGAACACCACGCCGTAGGTGGTGCCTGCCAGCCCCAGCCCGACCAGCGCACCGCTCGACAAGGGCGCGGCGGCCGTCGCCATCAGCAGCAGGCCGGCCACATAGCAGAGCGTACCGAGCACCAGCACCCGCCGCGCACCCACCCGGTCGGCCCAGGCGCCGGCAAACGGCTGCGCCAGTCCCCACAGCAGGTTCTGCACCGCCAGCGCCAGCGCAAAAATCCCGCGCCCGCCTCCCAGCACCGCGCTCATGTCCGGCACGAACAGTCCAAACGAATGGCGGATACCCATGGCCAGCGTGATGATCAACCCGGCAAACCACAACAGGCGCGACAAGGACATAAGGCGCTTTCGGCAAGACAAAAGCGCAATATGCATATTGCAACAACAATCGGCAAGCGCAGCCTCACGTCAAAATCAAACGGTCGTTTGACAGCATCACCCTCGCGGGATATTGTCCGACGATCCGCCCGGACGGGCGCCACCCTGAACGGAACAGACACCATGACGGCCTATCCGCATCTCCTCGCCCCGCTTGATCTCGGCTTCACCACCCTGAAAAACCGTGTGCTGATGGGCTCCATGCATACCGGGCTGGAAGAGCTGCCGGACGGCTATGACCGCATGGCCGCCTTTTACGCCGAGCGCGCCCGTGGCGGCGTCGGCCTGATCGTCACCGGCGGCATCGCCCCCAACGAAAAGGGGCTGGGCTTTGCCGGAGGCAAGATGCTCACCACGGAAGCAGACGCCGCCCGCCACCGGGTCATCACCGATGCCGTCCACGCCGCCGACGGCAAGATCGCCTTGCAGATCCTGCATACCGGCCGCTACAGCTACCAGTTCGAGCCAGTGGCACCCAGCGCCGTGCAGGCACCGATCAATCCCTTCAAGCCGCTGGAACTCAGCGATGCCGGCATCCGCCAGACCATCGCCGACTTCGCCCGCTGCGCCGCACTGGCGCAACAGGCCGGCTATGACGGCGTCGAGGTGATGGGTTCCGAGGGCTACCTGATCAACCAGTTCCTGTGCAGCCGCACCAACCAGCGCACCGACGAGTGGGGCGGCCCGTTTGCCAACCGCATGCGCTTCGCCGTCGAGACCGTCAAGGCCGTCCGTGCCGCCGTCGGCACCGGCTTCATCATCATCTACCGCCTGTCCATGCTCGACCTGGTCGATGAAGGTTCGAGCTGGGACGAAGTGGTCACGCTCGCCCGGGCCATCGAAGCCGCTGGCGCCACCCTGATCAACACCGGCATCGGCTGGCACGAAGCGCGCATTCCCACCATCGCCACCTCGGTGCCGCGCGCCGGCTTTGCCTGGGTGACCAAAAAGCTCATGGGCCAGGTCGGCATCCCGCTCATCACCACCAACCGCATCAACGATCCGGCCGTAGCCGAGCGGGTGCTGGCCGAGGGCTGTGCCGACATGGTGTCGATGGCGCGCCCGCTGCTGGCCGACCCCGATTTCGTGATCAAGGCGGCCGGCGCCCGCGCTGACGAAATCAACACCTGCATCGGCTGCAACCAGGCCTGCCTCGACCATATCTTCTCCGGCAAGCTCACCTCCTGTCTGGTCAACCCGGCCGCCTGCCACGAAGCCGAATTCCGCGCCACGCCGGCCACCGCCCCGAAACGGGTCGCCGTGGTCGGTGCCGGACCGGCCGGCCTGGCCTGCGCCACCACCGCCGCCCGCCGTGGCCACCAGGTCACCCTGTTCGACGCCGCACCGGTCATCGGCGGCCAGTTCAACATCGCCAAGACCATCCCCGGCAAGGAAGAATTCCACGAAACCCTGCGCTACTTCGGCCGCCAGCTGGAACTCAGCGGCGTCACCGTCCGGCTGGGCCAGCGGGTGGGGGCCGAGGCACTGGCCGGCTTTGACGAAATCGTCCTCGCCACCGGCATCGTGCCGCGCACACCGGCCATTAACGGCATCGACCACCCGATGGTGCTGAGCTATCTCGACGTGCTGCGCGACCACCAGCCGGTCGGTCGCCGCGTGGCGATCATCGGTGCCGGCGGCATCGGTTTTGACACCGCCGAATACCTGACCCAGCACGGCGAATCCGCCAGTCTGTCACCAGAGGCCTTCACCCGCGAATGGGGCATCGACATGACCCTGTCGCAGCGCGGCGGCCTCAGCCCGCGCGGCCCGGCGCCGGAACCCAGCCCGCGCGAGGTGTTCCTGCTGCAACGCAAGTCGAGCAAGGTGGGAGACGGACTGGGCAAGACCACCGGCTGGATCCACCGCGCCAGCCTCGCCATGCGCGGGGTGAAAATGCTCAACGGAGTCAGCTACGAGCGCATCGACGACGCCGGCCTGCACGTCACCATCAAGGGTGAGGCGCAGGTGCTGGCGGTCGACAACGTGATCGTCTGCGCCGGCCAGGAACCGCAGCGCGAGCTGGAAGCGCCGCTGGCGGCGCTGGGTGTGCCGGTTCACCGTATCGGCGGCGCCGACGTGGCGGCCGAACTGGATGCCAAGCGCGCCATCCAGCAGGGCACCACGCTGGGCCTGACGCTGTAAGTCAGGTTACCGGCACGAAAAACGGCGACTCCTTGCGGGGTCGCCGTTCTGCATGGGCGGCTGGTGGTCAGGCGTGCGCGGCAAACAGGCTGCGGTAACCCACCACCGGCAGCAGGAGCGACATCGGCACCCACACCAGCAGGCCCAGCCCGAAGGGCAGGGCAGCCAGGAACAGCAGCACCGTCATGCCGACAAACATGATGGCAAACGCGGCAAAGCTGCCGGCCGAAGCCATGAAGGACAGGCGCAGGGCCACCAGCGGCGTCAGCCGGTGGTGCAACACCAGCAGCGGTGCCAGCCAGAACGCCATGGTCAGCAGCCATGTCGCCGGAATCCCGCCCATCAGCAGGGCCAGCAGCAGTTGCTCGCCCATGGCCGCCGTCATCGGCGAGCCGGCATTCACGCCGCCGGGCAAGCCGAAACCGGCACCGGCAGCCAGCAGGAAAGCCAGCGTGTACACCGCCATCGACAGCACCAGGTACACCGTGCCCAGCAGCAGGAAGGGCGGCACCCGGTCGGCGGACAGGCAGGCAAACAGATCGTTGATGCGCGGCAGCTGGCCCGACGGCACCCGGCCGGCCGCCACGGCAAAGCCGGCCATCAGGACCGGCGTGGAAATGGCAGCGAGGAACTGGCCGAGCATCGGGATCAGCCCCAGCACCAGCTGGATGACGAAAAACAGCACCCCCATCACCACCCAGCTGGCCGGGTAGTCGCGGAACAGGCGCCAGGCGTCGCCGATCCAGCGGCTGCCCATGCCGGCCGGCAGGCGTTGGTAGGCGGGAAGGGGGGTCGCTTGCATGGAGTTCTCCTCAACGGACCGCGGATGCTTCATGCGGCAGGCGGTTGCCGCACACAAGCTCCATCGGCGATAATCGAATGATTTTTTGCAGGCTTTGGCGCTCCCGCTGCCCGATCATCGGGCAGGTCCGCGCGGGCCGGCAACCGTCTTTCGCACAGGTTCAGAGGTTTTATGGTCACGCGCACCGAGCTCGCCAATGCCATCCGTGTTCTCAGCATGGATGCCGTGCAACAAGCCAATTCCGGTCATCCGGGCATGCCGATGGGGATGGCGGACATTGCCGTCGCCCTGTGGAAATACCATCTCAAGCATAATCCGTCCAATCCGCAATGGGCCGACCGTGACCGCTTCGTACTGTCCAACGGTCATGGCTCGATGCTGCTCTACAGCCTCCTGCACCTCACCGGCTACGACGTCAGCGCCGACGACCTGAAAAACTTCCGCCAGCTGCACAGCAAGACGCCGGGCCATCCGGAATACGGCTACACCCCGGGCGTGGAAACCACCACCGGTCCGCTGGGGCAGGGCATCACCAACGCCGTGGGCATGGCGCTGGCCGAAAAGATCATGGCCCGCACCTTCAACCGTGACGGCCATACCGTGGTCGACCACCGTACCTGGGTGTTCTTGGGCGACGGCTGCCTGATGGAAGGCATCAGCCACGAAGCCTGCTCGCTGGCCGGTACCTGGGGCCTCAACAAGCTGGTCGCCTTCTGGGACGACAACGGCATCTCGATCGACGGCGACGTCGACGGCTGGTTTACCGACGACACCCCGGCCCGCTTCGAAGCCTACGGCTGGAACGTCATCCGCGCCGTGGACGGCCACAGTGCCGACGCCGTGCTGGCTGCCATCGAAGCCGCCCGCAGCGAAACCCGCCGCCCGACCCTGATCTGCTGCAAGACCACCATCGGCAAGGGTGCCCCGAACAAGGAAGGTGGCCACGACGTGCACGGTGCCCCGCTGGGTGCCGCCGAAATCGCCGCCACCCGCACCAACCTCGGCTGGAGCGCTGCACCGTTCGAGGTACCGACCGACATCCGTGCCGAGTGGGATGCTCGTGCCACCGGCACTGCCGCCGAAACCGAGTGGAACGAGCGCTTTGCCGCCTACCGCGCCGCTTATCCGGAACTCGCCGCCGAATTCGAACGCCGCATGCTGGGCGACCTGCCGGCTGACTGGGACGCGCGCTACGCCGCGGCCATCGACGCCGTCAACGGCAAGGCCGAGACCATAGCCACCCGCAAGGCCTCGCAAAACGCCATCGCCGCCTTTGCCGACATCCTGCCGGAACTCGTCGGCGGCTCCGCCGACCTGACCCCGTCGAACCTGACCAACTGGAAGGGCGCGGTGTCGGTGACCGAACCGGAAGGCACCAGCTACGTCCACTACGGCGTGCGCGAATTCGGCATGGCCGCCATCATGAACGGCATGACCCTGCACGGCGGCATGCGCCCGTTCGGTGCCACCTTCCTGATGTTCAGCGAATACGCCCGCAATGCCCTGCGCATGGCCGCGCTGATGAAGATCAATCCGGTGTTCGTGTTCACCCACGACTCCATCGGTCTGGGTGAAGACGGCCCGACCCACCAGCCGGTCGAACAGATCGCCACCCTGCGCCTGATCCCGAACATGAACACCTGGCGCCCGTGCGACACCGTGGAATCGGTCGTGGCCTGGGGCGAGGCGCTGGCGCGCCGCGACGGCCCGTCAACGCTGATCTTCAGCCGCCAGAACCTGCCGTTTGTCTCCCGCGATGCCGCCCAGATCGACGGCATCAAGAAGGGCGGCTACGTGCTGCGCGACGCGGTCAGCCCGCGTGCCGTGCTGATCGCCACCGGCTCGGAAATCGAACTGGCGCTCAAGGCGCAGGAGGCACTGGCCGCCGAAGGCATTGCCGTGCGCGTGGTGTCGATGCCGTCAACCAACGTGTTCGACCGCCAGGACCGCGCCTACCGCCAGGCCGTGCTGGGCGGTGACCTGCCGCGCGTGGCCATCGAAGCCGGCGTCACCGGCCTGTGGCACAAGTATGTCGGGCTGGACGGTGCCGTGGTCGGCCTCGACCGCTTTGGCGAATCTGCCCCGGCCAAGGTGCTGTTCGACACCTTCGGCTTTACCGTTGCCCACGTCACCGACACTGTGAAGTCGGTGCTGTAACACCCGGCGGGTGGCCCCAGGGCCACCCGCACTGTTTGCTGCTGACAAAAACCATTCAATTACACTGGAGATTTCAGTCATGGCCATTCGCATCGCCATCAACGGTTACGGCCGCATCGGTCGTCAGGCCCTGCGTTCCATCTACGAATACAACCTGCGTGGCGACTTCGAGATCGTTGCCGTCAACGCCTCCGGCGACCTGGCCACCAACGCCCACCTGACCCAGTACGACACCGTGCACGGCCGCTTTGCCGAAAAGGTCGAGCAGGACGGCAAGAACCTGATCGTCGCCGGCGACGTCATCCCGTTCTTCTCCACCCGCAACCCGGCCGAACTGCCGTGGAAGGCCCTGAACGTCGATCTGGTGCTCGAATGCACCGGCGCCTTCACCAGCAAGGAAAAGTGCCAGGCCCACATCGATGCCGGCGCCAAAAAGGTGCTGATCTCGGCTCCGGGCGGTGACGACGTGGACGCCACCGTGGTGTTCGGCGTCAACGACGACGTGCTGCGTGCTGACATGACCGTGGTTTCCAACGCCAGCTGCACCACCAACTGTCTCGCCCCGGTGGCCAAGGCGCTCAACGACGCGCTGGGCATCAAGAAGGGCCTGATGACCACCATCCACGCCTTCACCAACGACCAGGTGCTGACCGACGTGCGTCACAAGGACCTGCGCCGCGCCCGTTCCGCCACCGAAAACATGATCCCGACCAAGACCGGTGCCGCCAAGGCCGTCGGCCTGGTGCTGCCGGAACTGAAGGGCAAGCTCGACGGCTTTGCCGTGCGCGTGCCGACCATCAACGTGTCGCTGGTCGACCTGACCTTCGAAGCCGGCCGTGACACCTCGGTGGACGAAGTCAACGCCATCGTCAAGGAAGCCGCCGAAGGCAAGATGAAGGGCGTGCTGGGCTACAACACCCTGCCGCTGGTGTCGTCCGACTTCAACCACAGCACCGAAGGCTCGACCTTCGACGCCACCCTGACCAAGGTCAGCAACGGCAACATGGTCAAGGTGCTGGCCTGGTACGACAACGAGTGGGGCTTCTGCCAGCAGATGCTGCGCACCGCCAAGGCGATGTTCAACGCCAGGTAAGCCGCACCACTGCCAACCCGCCGCCCGCCCCGCCATCCTGTGCCCGGGCGGGCGGCGCTTTGTAGGAAGTTGACCATGCAATTCAAGAAACTGACCGAACAGTCCCTAGCCGGCAAGCGCGTACTGATCCGCGTCGACATGAACGTGCCGGTGAAAAACGGCGTGATCGGCGACGACACCCGCATTCGCGCCTCGCTGCCGTCCATCCTGCACTGCCTGAAGGCCGGTGCCAGCGTGATCCTGATGACCCACCTCGGCCGCCCCACCGAAGGCGAGCCGAAGCCGGAAGACAGCCTCGCCCCGGTGGCCCGGCGCCTGTCCGAGCTGCTGGCGCAAGAGGTGAAGGTGATCGCCGACTGGCAAGCCGGCATCGACCTCAAGGCCGGTGACGTGGTGATGCTGGAAAACGTGCGCCTGAACAAGGGCGAGAAGAAGAACAACGAAGAACTGGGCCGCGCCTACGCCGGGCTGTGCGACGTGTTCGTCAACGATGCCTTCGGCACCGCGCACCGCGCCGAAGCCTCCACCCATGCCGTGGCGCAGTTCGCCCCGGTGGCGTGTGCCGGCGTGCTGCTGGCGGCCGAGCTGGATGCGCTGGGTCGTGCCCTCGAAGCCCCGGCCCGCCCGCTGGTGGCGATCGTGGCCGGCTCCAAGGTGTCGACCAAGCTGACCATTCTCGAAGCGCTGGCCGACAAGGTCGACCAGCTGATCGTCGGCGGCGGCATCGCCAACACCTTCCTGCTGGCCGAAGGCAAGAACATCGGCAAGTCGCTGGCCGAAGCCGACCTCGTTGGCGAAGCCAAGAAGGTGATCGAGAAGATCCGCGCCCACGGCGGCAACGTGCCGCTGCCGACCGACGTGGTGGTGGCGCCGGAATTCTCGGAAAACGCCGAGGACACGCTGAAGAACGTCGCCGACGTCACCCGTGACGACATGATCCTCGACATCGGCCCGGATTCGGCCAGGGTGCTGGCCGAGATCGTCGCCAAGGCCGGCACGGTGGTGTGGAACGGCCCGGTCGGCGTGTTCGAATTCGAGCAGTTCAGCCACGGCACGCGCACGCTGGCCGAGGCGATTGCCGAATCGAAGGCGTTTTCCATCGCCGGCGGCGGCGACACCCTGTCGGCCATCGCCAAGTTCGGCGTCACCGACAGGATCAGCTACATCTCCACCGGCGGCGGCGCCTTCCTCGAATTCCTCGAGGGCAAGGAACTGCCGGCCGTGGCAATGCTGGCTGCCCGCACCTGACCCCGGGCCACCCCTGTATCAGCAACGCGACAGCGGATGCCGGGGTAGCTGGTGAGCCTGTTGCCAACCGGCCTACACTGGCTTTTTTGATTCTGCGGGAGTGACATCATGGTGCTGGAAACCTGGCTGCTGTATGTCGTCACGGTGTTTTTCGTCTCGGCCACGCCGGGCCCGAACATGCTGCTGGCGCTCAACCACGGCATCCGCTTTGGCGTGCGTCATACCCTGCCGACCATCTTCGGCCTGTTGACGGCTCTCGGCCTGATCATGACCGGCTCGGCACTCGGCCTCGGTGCCCTGCTGGCCACGTCGGAACTGGCATTCTCGGTAGTGAAGTACGCCGGGGCAGGCTACCTGATCTGGCTCGGCATCAAGACCTGGCGCGCCACTCCTGCACCGCTGGATACCGGCAGCCATGGCGCGGCTCCGCAGGGTTCGCCGTGGCGCCGCTTCGCCACCGGCTTTCTGGTGGCGATGAGCAATCCCAAGGCGTTCCTGTTTTTTGCCGCGCTGTTCCCGCAGTTCATGAATGCCGGCCTGCCACAGGGGCCGCAACTGGCGATCCTGGCGGCCACGTTCTACGTCATCGAGTCGTCGTGGCAGTTTGCCTACGCCAGCGGCGGCGCACGCCTGCGCCACTGGCTTTCCAGCCCGCTGCGGCTCAAGTGGATCAACCGCGCCTCGGGCGGGGCATTCGGCCTCGCCGGGGTGGCGCTGACCAGCATTACCCGTCACTAACAACCGTTTTCCGTGTCCGGCCTCCTGCCGGGCACCTGATGTTTCCAGGAGAAAAATCAAGATGGCACTCGTCTCCATGCGCCAGCTGCTCGACCATGCAGCTGAATTCAGCTACGGCCTGCCGGCCTTCAACGTCAACAACCTCGAACAGATGCGCGCCATCATGGAAGCGGCCGACAAGTGCGACGCGCCGGTGATCGTGCAGGCGTCCGCCGGTGCCCGCAAATACGCCGGCGCACCGTTCCTGCGCCACATGATCCTGGCGGCGGCGGAGGAATTCCCGCACATTCCGGTAGTGATGCACCAGGACCACGGCACCAGCCCGGACGTGTGCCAGCGCTCGATCCAGCTCGGCTTCAGCTCGGTGATGATGGACGGCAGCCTCAAGAGTGACGGCAAGACACCGGCCGACTACGACTACAACGTCGACGTCACCCGTACCGTGGTCAACTTCGCCCACGCCTGCGGCGTGTCGGTGGAAGGCGAAATCGGCTGCCTCGGCAGCCTGGAAACCGGCAAGGCCGGTGAGGAAGACGGCGTGGGCGCCGAGGGCGTGCTCGACCACAGCCAGCTCCTGACCGACCCGGAAGAAGCTGCCCGCTTCGTCAAGGACACCGGCGTGGACGCACTGGCCATCGCCATCGGCACCAGCCACGGCGCCTACAAGTTCACCAAGAAGCCCACCGGTGACGTGCTGCGCATCGACCGCATCAAGGAAATCCACGCCCGCATCCCCAACACCCACCTGGTGATGCACGGCAGCTCCAGCGTGCCGCAGGAATGGCTGAAGGTGATCAACGAGTTCGGCGGCGAAATCCCGGAAACCTACGGGGTGCCGGTGGAAGAAATCGTCGAGGGCATCAGGCATGGCGTGCGCAAGGTCAACATCGACACCGACCTGCGTCTGGCCAGCACCGGTGCAGTGCGCCGCTTCCTGGCGCAGCATCCGGCAGAGTTCGACCCGCGCAAGTTCCTCAAGGCCTCGACCGACGCCATGCGCGACATCTGCATCGCCCGTTACGAAGCGTTCGGCGCCTGCGGCCAGGCCAGCAAGATCAAGGCTGTCAGCCTGGATGCCATGGCCGCCAGCTACGCCAAGGGTGCCCTGACCCAGATCATCAAGTAACCGACCGACCACAAGCCGGAACGCCGCCCCGCCAGGGCGGCGTTTTCCATGTCCGCCGACCGACGGATGGTGTCCGCCGGACGCACGCGCGACAATGCCTTTCATGGAGTCTTGCCCATGCTGGACTTGCTGAGCTGGGACGAATGGATCTTCGTCCTGATTCTTGCCATCGTGCCGCTGGCCGGCGCCGTGTTTCACCTGTGGGTGATGCTGCACGGCCATGGCAAGCCACGTTCTGACCGGGATAGTGCCTGATGCAGCTGAACCTTCTTTATTTTGCCCGCCTGCGCGACGAGTTCGGCATGGCGACCGAAACACTGGATTTTTCCGGTCAGACCGTCAGTGACCTGGTACAGGAACTGGGCTGCCGGGGTGATGTCTGGCAGGCGGCACTGGGAGGCAGCCGGCCGTTCCGGGTGGCCGTCAACCAGACCCTGGCCCGGCCGGAAACCGTTCTGGCAGACGGAGACGAGGTAGCACTGTTTCCGCCGGTCACCGGAGGCTGACGGCCATGATCATCACGGTACGGGTAGGCCCGGATGATTTTGATGCCGGAGCCGAACAGCAAAGGCTGCACGCACCGGGCGTGGGTGCTGTCGCCAGCTTTACCGGTCTGGTGCGGGATTTTGGTGACAGCGCGAACGTGGTGGCGCTGGAGCTGGAACATTATCCCGGCATGACCGAAAAATCCCTGCACGCCATCATCGCCGAAGCCGGACAACGCTGGCCGCTGGCCGCCGTGACGGTGATCCACCGGACCGGACGCATGATGCTGGGTGACAACATCGTGCTGGTGGCCGTGGCATCCGCCCACCGGGCTGCGGCATTCGCTGCCTGCGAATTCATCATGGACTGGCTGAAAACCGGTGCACCGTTCTGGAAACGGGAAATCCGGGCCGACGGACAGGCACACTGGGTGGAT is a genomic window containing:
- the tolQ gene encoding protein TolQ — protein: MEATQSLSVVQLILDASLPVQLIMALLVAMSVLSWTRILTKAVEVRTARRHTEDFERAFWSGTDLNHIYQQVSAKPDGIGMEKIFQSGFAEFLKLRRQPGGELSDIMDGTRRAMKAAAQRELDDLDRHTSFLATVGSVSPYIGLFGTVWGIMHAFIGLGNAGNATLATVAPGIAEALIATAIGLFAAIPAVVAYNRFAYDIDRFATRFDTFMEEFSNILQRQAAK
- a CDS encoding L-threonylcarbamoyladenylate synthase yields the protein MFRALPAAQRRAARAHLRAGGVLAYATESCFGLGCLPGNARGLRTILRLKGRPNHKGMIVVGRRFADLRRLVRPVDAAGQARLMSRWPGPTTFLLPADRRVLPLLRGRHRTLAVRVSAHHGVAMLTRDLGPLVSTSANFAGKVSLKNAAACRRTFGQEVMVLPGRTGRARRPSAIIDFASGRVLR
- a CDS encoding MFS transporter produces the protein MSLSRLLWFAGLIITLAMGIRHSFGLFVPDMSAVLGGGRGIFALALAVQNLLWGLAQPFAGAWADRVGARRVLVLGTLCYVAGLLLMATAAAPLSSGALVGLGLAGTTYGVVFGVVGKVAPPEKRTQAMGITAAAGSVGQFIMLPLGQWSIDTLGWSLTLIVFSALVAAIMPLAIPLRAPVSVRPSQPVGAALKEACRHPGFLLLCASYGVCGFQVTFVGVHLPAYLADQGIAPQVGATALALIGLFNIVGTWLFGLLGARRNKARLLSLIYAARALAITCFVLLPLSPLSSMLFAAAIGFLWLGTVPLTNGLIAGVFGVEYLSMLGGVVFMAHQVGSFFGVWLGGLLFDRTGSYGLVWWMSVGLGMAAAFLCLPIREERVPRLAVAGAAA
- a CDS encoding NADPH-dependent 2,4-dienoyl-CoA reductase, whose product is MTAYPHLLAPLDLGFTTLKNRVLMGSMHTGLEELPDGYDRMAAFYAERARGGVGLIVTGGIAPNEKGLGFAGGKMLTTEADAARHRVITDAVHAADGKIALQILHTGRYSYQFEPVAPSAVQAPINPFKPLELSDAGIRQTIADFARCAALAQQAGYDGVEVMGSEGYLINQFLCSRTNQRTDEWGGPFANRMRFAVETVKAVRAAVGTGFIIIYRLSMLDLVDEGSSWDEVVTLARAIEAAGATLINTGIGWHEARIPTIATSVPRAGFAWVTKKLMGQVGIPLITTNRINDPAVAERVLAEGCADMVSMARPLLADPDFVIKAAGARADEINTCIGCNQACLDHIFSGKLTSCLVNPAACHEAEFRATPATAPKRVAVVGAGPAGLACATTAARRGHQVTLFDAAPVIGGQFNIAKTIPGKEEFHETLRYFGRQLELSGVTVRLGQRVGAEALAGFDEIVLATGIVPRTPAINGIDHPMVLSYLDVLRDHQPVGRRVAIIGAGGIGFDTAEYLTQHGESASLSPEAFTREWGIDMTLSQRGGLSPRGPAPEPSPREVFLLQRKSSKVGDGLGKTTGWIHRASLAMRGVKMLNGVSYERIDDAGLHVTIKGEAQVLAVDNVIVCAGQEPQRELEAPLAALGVPVHRIGGADVAAELDAKRAIQQGTTLGLTL
- a CDS encoding BPSS1780 family membrane protein is translated as MQATPLPAYQRLPAGMGSRWIGDAWRLFRDYPASWVVMGVLFFVIQLVLGLIPMLGQFLAAISTPVLMAGFAVAAGRVPSGQLPRINDLFACLSADRVPPFLLLGTVYLVLSMAVYTLAFLLAAGAGFGLPGGVNAGSPMTAAMGEQLLLALLMGGIPATWLLTMAFWLAPLLVLHHRLTPLVALRLSFMASAGSFAAFAIMFVGMTVLLFLAALPFGLGLLVWVPMSLLLPVVGYRSLFAAHA
- the tkt gene encoding transketolase — protein: MVTRTELANAIRVLSMDAVQQANSGHPGMPMGMADIAVALWKYHLKHNPSNPQWADRDRFVLSNGHGSMLLYSLLHLTGYDVSADDLKNFRQLHSKTPGHPEYGYTPGVETTTGPLGQGITNAVGMALAEKIMARTFNRDGHTVVDHRTWVFLGDGCLMEGISHEACSLAGTWGLNKLVAFWDDNGISIDGDVDGWFTDDTPARFEAYGWNVIRAVDGHSADAVLAAIEAARSETRRPTLICCKTTIGKGAPNKEGGHDVHGAPLGAAEIAATRTNLGWSAAPFEVPTDIRAEWDARATGTAAETEWNERFAAYRAAYPELAAEFERRMLGDLPADWDARYAAAIDAVNGKAETIATRKASQNAIAAFADILPELVGGSADLTPSNLTNWKGAVSVTEPEGTSYVHYGVREFGMAAIMNGMTLHGGMRPFGATFLMFSEYARNALRMAALMKINPVFVFTHDSIGLGEDGPTHQPVEQIATLRLIPNMNTWRPCDTVESVVAWGEALARRDGPSTLIFSRQNLPFVSRDAAQIDGIKKGGYVLRDAVSPRAVLIATGSEIELALKAQEALAAEGIAVRVVSMPSTNVFDRQDRAYRQAVLGGDLPRVAIEAGVTGLWHKYVGLDGAVVGLDRFGESAPAKVLFDTFGFTVAHVTDTVKSVL
- the gap gene encoding type I glyceraldehyde-3-phosphate dehydrogenase; the protein is MAIRIAINGYGRIGRQALRSIYEYNLRGDFEIVAVNASGDLATNAHLTQYDTVHGRFAEKVEQDGKNLIVAGDVIPFFSTRNPAELPWKALNVDLVLECTGAFTSKEKCQAHIDAGAKKVLISAPGGDDVDATVVFGVNDDVLRADMTVVSNASCTTNCLAPVAKALNDALGIKKGLMTTIHAFTNDQVLTDVRHKDLRRARSATENMIPTKTGAAKAVGLVLPELKGKLDGFAVRVPTINVSLVDLTFEAGRDTSVDEVNAIVKEAAEGKMKGVLGYNTLPLVSSDFNHSTEGSTFDATLTKVSNGNMVKVLAWYDNEWGFCQQMLRTAKAMFNAR